The Armatimonadota bacterium genome has a segment encoding these proteins:
- the gatC gene encoding Asp-tRNA(Asn)/Glu-tRNA(Gln) amidotransferase subunit GatC, producing MPILTPEDVRKIAILGRLQLSEDEVDTFARQLDGILDHFAELQAVDTTGVEPTAHSVGAKNVTRADEVRPSLTPEEVVANAPRAELNMFVVPQIVET from the coding sequence ATGCCCATCCTCACACCCGAAGATGTCCGCAAAATCGCCATACTCGGCCGCCTGCAATTGAGCGAAGACGAAGTGGACACATTCGCCCGGCAACTGGACGGCATCCTCGACCATTTCGCGGAGCTTCAGGCCGTGGACACAACCGGGGTGGAACCAACCGCCCACAGCGTGGGCGCTAAGAACGTGACGCGTGCGGACGAAGTGCGCCCGAGCCTGACCCCCGAGGAAGTGGTGGCCAACGCCCCGCGCGCCGAGTTGAATATGTTCGTCGTTCCGCAGATTGTCGAGACCTGA
- a CDS encoding outer membrane beta-barrel protein, whose translation MKMTHWLAAASATVLVAGASFAQIGSTPQVYSEMVPPDKGTAEVGIAFNAVLHQSGGGTSQSLNLRYLPYLNRNVQVGGGLAYSHVSGGDTFTSIEAVANYNFMPQESTAVSRTVPYAGAAIGTSHVKTGGNSDNVSHWGLQGGVKQFISNDVSLFAEINYRKYNKGNGNQTLLLIGLNTYLR comes from the coding sequence ATGAAGATGACCCATTGGCTGGCAGCCGCCAGCGCCACTGTTCTGGTGGCAGGCGCCTCATTCGCGCAGATCGGTTCGACGCCGCAGGTGTACAGTGAAATGGTCCCACCGGACAAGGGCACCGCGGAAGTTGGAATCGCTTTCAACGCCGTTCTGCATCAGTCCGGCGGCGGAACTTCGCAGTCTCTGAACCTGCGATATCTCCCCTATCTGAACCGCAACGTCCAGGTCGGCGGCGGGTTGGCTTATTCGCACGTTTCCGGTGGCGATACGTTTACGTCCATTGAGGCCGTCGCCAACTACAACTTCATGCCCCAGGAATCCACGGCAGTCAGCCGCACGGTTCCTTACGCCGGCGCCGCTATCGGCACCTCCCACGTGAAGACCGGTGGAAACTCGGACAACGTTTCGCACTGGGGCCTGCAGGGCGGCGTCAAGCAGTTCATCAGCAACGACGTCTCGCTCTTCGCCGAAATCAACTACCGCAAGTACAACAAGGGCAACGGCAATCAGACGCTGCTTCTGATCGGCCTGAACACCTATCTGCGCTAA